A region of Solibacillus isronensis DNA encodes the following proteins:
- a CDS encoding metal ABC transporter permease: MIEAILNYEFLQNAFFSGLIIGVIAPLLGVFIVVRRLSLIADALSHVTLAGIAGSLYLSQSFAALALLNPIYLGIFASVSGSILIERLRRLYKHYEELAIPIIMSGGIGVSAILISLASGFNADLMSYLFGSVSAVSRQDLYVVLAIAVVVVLFLILFFKELFVLSFDEEYAKASGLPAKWIHLIFMIVVALVIAASMRIVGILLVSSLMTLPVAAAMRLARGFKEAIILAIVFGELAVVIGLVSAFYLNLAPGGTIVVTSILILLLVILIKKLVLKFTIKSEGEEVL, translated from the coding sequence ATGATTGAAGCTATATTAAACTATGAATTTTTACAAAATGCCTTTTTCTCAGGGCTTATTATTGGAGTAATAGCGCCATTACTTGGTGTATTTATCGTAGTGAGACGATTATCGCTTATTGCAGATGCACTGTCGCATGTCACTCTTGCGGGGATTGCGGGAAGCTTGTATCTGAGCCAATCATTTGCAGCGCTGGCATTGCTGAACCCGATTTATCTGGGGATTTTCGCATCTGTAAGTGGGTCGATTTTAATTGAACGATTACGCAGACTGTATAAACATTATGAAGAACTTGCGATTCCGATTATTATGTCGGGCGGTATCGGTGTAAGTGCCATTTTAATTTCACTTGCAAGCGGATTTAATGCGGATTTAATGAGTTATTTATTCGGCTCTGTATCTGCTGTATCGCGTCAGGATTTATATGTTGTACTGGCGATTGCAGTCGTAGTTGTTTTATTTTTAATTCTGTTTTTTAAAGAGCTTTTCGTATTGTCGTTTGATGAAGAATATGCGAAAGCGAGCGGTTTACCCGCGAAATGGATTCATTTAATCTTTATGATTGTTGTCGCACTTGTAATCGCAGCAAGTATGCGTATTGTCGGAATTTTGCTTGTTTCAAGCTTAATGACATTACCGGTAGCTGCAGCGATGCGATTAGCTCGCGGCTTTAAAGAAGCGATCATTTTAGCGATTGTATTTGGAGAGCTGGCCGTAGTAATTGGACTCGTTTCTGCATTTTACCTGAACTTGGCACCGGGTGGAACAATTGTTGTAACTTCGATTTTGATCTTGCTATTAGTAATTTTAATTAAAAAACTTGTTTTGAAATTCACAATTAAATCGGAAGGGGAAGAAGTACTGTGA
- a CDS encoding Fur family transcriptional regulator, giving the protein MNAARAWEILKDNGYKKTDKRELILGMFAATDKYLTARDLLSVLKKDFPGMSFDTIYRNLATFVELDILEETELNGERNFRMHCESDHHHHHFICRDCGNVKELSVCPMEMLGEKLPGYAVEAHKFEIYGKCPDCL; this is encoded by the coding sequence GTGAATGCAGCGCGCGCGTGGGAAATATTAAAGGATAATGGCTATAAAAAGACGGATAAACGAGAGTTGATTTTGGGTATGTTTGCAGCTACAGACAAATATTTGACTGCCCGTGATTTGTTATCAGTATTGAAAAAAGATTTCCCTGGGATGAGTTTTGATACAATTTACCGTAACTTGGCTACTTTTGTGGAGCTTGATATTTTAGAAGAGACAGAATTAAACGGTGAGCGTAATTTCCGTATGCATTGTGAGTCGGATCACCATCACCACCATTTTATTTGCCGTGATTGCGGGAATGTTAAGGAACTGTCTGTTTGTCCGATGGAAATGCTCGGTGAAAAGCTGCCGGGTTATGCTGTAGAAGCACACAAATTTGAGATTTATGGCAAATGTCCGGATTGTTTGTAA
- a CDS encoding ABC transporter substrate-binding protein: protein MKFNNKWMVALAATLLLAACSSDEEKTGGKAEKEEQATSKNDGAPYTVVDDRGVEVTFDEVPETIVSLQPSNTEILFELGVGEQIIGATDFDTYPEAAQEIERVSTSTVINAERILELDPDVVVAYTIGEEAQIAQLEDAGLKVFVIASAATFDDVYSDIIQLSEVMGVEHKGEEVVADIKAQIETVQEKTATIDTKKKAYYEVSPAPDLWTTGSSTFQQEIMNHANVENIFADQTSWISVTEEDVITRNPEIIITPATYMENAVEEILGRTGWDKIQAVTEKAVYLVDGDIMSRPGPRIGEAVEIMAQSVYPELFK from the coding sequence ATGAAATTTAATAACAAATGGATGGTTGCTTTGGCGGCAACATTATTACTGGCAGCATGTAGTTCAGATGAGGAAAAAACAGGTGGCAAAGCAGAAAAAGAAGAGCAGGCTACATCGAAAAATGATGGTGCACCGTATACAGTTGTAGATGACCGTGGTGTTGAAGTAACATTCGATGAAGTACCGGAGACGATTGTTTCTCTGCAGCCAAGCAATACAGAAATTTTGTTTGAATTGGGTGTCGGTGAGCAAATTATCGGTGCAACAGACTTTGATACATATCCGGAAGCCGCACAAGAAATTGAACGTGTGTCGACTTCTACTGTCATCAATGCAGAGCGAATTCTGGAATTGGATCCGGATGTCGTTGTTGCCTATACAATTGGGGAGGAAGCACAAATTGCCCAATTGGAAGATGCAGGTTTGAAAGTGTTTGTAATTGCTTCGGCGGCGACATTTGATGATGTTTATTCGGATATTATCCAGCTTTCTGAAGTAATGGGTGTCGAACATAAAGGGGAAGAAGTTGTAGCCGACATTAAGGCGCAAATCGAAACAGTACAGGAAAAAACAGCGACAATTGATACGAAGAAAAAAGCCTATTATGAAGTATCACCAGCTCCGGATCTTTGGACTACCGGCAGCAGTACGTTCCAGCAGGAAATAATGAATCACGCCAATGTTGAAAATATTTTTGCTGATCAGACGAGCTGGATTAGTGTGACGGAAGAAGATGTCATTACTCGTAATCCTGAAATTATTATTACACCGGCAACGTATATGGAAAATGCAGTTGAAGAAATTCTGGGACGCACAGGCTGGGACAAAATACAGGCAGTCACAGAAAAGGCAGTTTATTTAGTGGATGGGGATATTATGTCACGTCCTGGACCGCGTATTGGTGAAGCCGTTGAAATTATGGCACAATCAGTATACCCGGAACTATTTAAATAA
- a CDS encoding bifunctional adenosylcobinamide kinase/adenosylcobinamide-phosphate guanylyltransferase, whose amino-acid sequence MIFITGGVRSGKSAFAEKYARQLGEEKTLYYVATGVSFDDEMKKRIIRHQQDRENQNANWNTVEMQVEVPLAIRQLSNEAVVLFECVTTWLSNVLYTYEQKNENSEYIDNCIESMHKQLLTWRKQGATIIVVSNEVLDELPSQYEEVNLYRKLLGELHQWIVQNSDEAYEVQFQLVQRWK is encoded by the coding sequence ATGATTTTTATAACGGGTGGTGTAAGGAGCGGCAAAAGTGCTTTTGCAGAGAAGTACGCGAGGCAATTAGGGGAAGAGAAGACGCTCTACTATGTCGCGACAGGCGTATCCTTTGATGATGAAATGAAAAAAAGGATTATCCGCCATCAGCAGGACCGTGAAAATCAGAATGCCAACTGGAACACAGTGGAAATGCAAGTCGAAGTTCCGTTAGCAATCAGGCAGCTTTCTAACGAGGCAGTTGTGCTTTTTGAATGTGTGACAACATGGCTTTCGAATGTACTGTATACATATGAACAAAAAAATGAAAATAGCGAATATATCGATAATTGTATCGAATCGATGCACAAGCAATTGCTAACTTGGCGGAAGCAAGGTGCTACAATAATAGTAGTATCAAATGAAGTGCTGGATGAACTGCCTTCACAATATGAGGAAGTAAATTTATATCGTAAATTGTTGGGAGAGCTTCATCAATGGATTGTCCAAAACAGTGATGAAGCATATGAAGTACAATTTCAGCTTGTACAGCGGTGGAAATAA
- the cobS gene encoding adenosylcobinamide-GDP ribazoletransferase yields the protein MKNSWSGFLLAWQFFSAVPIKKQLDMNAKSVTWMYGFLPIVGLLMGSIISSGVFILSRYSDISDLLLAILIVIGMIVLTGGLHLDGWIDMSDAFFSYGEKEKRLEILDDPRTGAFGVISVFCLLVLKIGVIYEMLLFGQLAIVPFLIFIPFIARMGMLLYFVTMQPAKEKGLAAYFKGIVIQNKLAVLIGVQSILAFVFWLYMGVFSLFILVVVMLIAVVIYRNWSKKHFGGVTGDLLGALGEGLEVVLWLTILLCI from the coding sequence TTGAAAAATAGTTGGAGCGGTTTTTTATTAGCGTGGCAATTCTTTTCTGCAGTACCGATTAAAAAACAACTGGATATGAATGCCAAGTCGGTTACATGGATGTATGGCTTTTTGCCAATTGTCGGATTGCTGATGGGATCCATAATTAGTAGTGGCGTATTTATACTTTCTCGCTATAGTGACATTTCGGACCTGTTGTTGGCGATTTTGATTGTGATCGGGATGATCGTCCTGACAGGGGGTCTGCATTTAGACGGATGGATCGATATGAGCGATGCGTTCTTTTCCTATGGAGAAAAGGAGAAACGGTTGGAGATATTGGATGATCCGCGTACAGGCGCTTTTGGGGTAATAAGTGTTTTTTGTTTACTCGTATTAAAAATCGGCGTAATTTATGAAATGCTGCTCTTTGGTCAATTGGCGATTGTGCCGTTTTTAATCTTCATTCCTTTTATAGCGAGAATGGGGATGCTGCTATATTTTGTAACGATGCAGCCTGCAAAGGAAAAGGGACTCGCTGCCTATTTTAAAGGGATTGTCATTCAAAATAAGCTTGCTGTTTTAATCGGCGTTCAAAGTATCCTGGCATTTGTATTCTGGCTTTATATGGGCGTTTTCAGCTTATTTATTTTGGTCGTAGTAATGCTGATCGCTGTTGTTATTTACCGGAATTGGTCAAAGAAACATTTTGGCGGTGTAACAGGTGATTTACTCGGTGCACTTGGTGAAGGGTTGGAGGTGGTGCTATGGCTAACGATATTACTGTGCATTTAA
- a CDS encoding histidine phosphatase family protein produces the protein MANDITVHLIRHEKTKANVERKYIGWTDEPILKKVEAEINLKPSIVYGSDLRRCRETAQCYFPNAEFIASRELRELHFGDFEMCTYEQLQHSETYRAWIADPLGNPIPNGETFTRFKQRVLDGFHRIANEKKEYTFIVHGGVIRLLLAIYGKKEQTFQQTVANHRTIYTLGWDSVDELIGGARCTLYSEAHITVNENMQKN, from the coding sequence ATGGCTAACGATATTACTGTGCATTTAATCAGGCACGAAAAAACGAAAGCAAATGTGGAGCGCAAATATATTGGCTGGACAGATGAACCGATACTGAAAAAAGTGGAAGCCGAGATCAATCTAAAGCCTAGCATCGTTTATGGAAGCGATTTGCGCAGATGCCGCGAAACTGCACAATGTTATTTTCCAAATGCCGAATTTATCGCTTCGCGGGAATTGCGTGAACTGCATTTTGGGGATTTTGAAATGTGTACATATGAACAATTACAGCATAGTGAAACATACCGGGCTTGGATTGCCGACCCACTTGGAAATCCGATTCCAAACGGAGAAACCTTTACCCGATTCAAGCAGCGCGTATTGGATGGCTTTCATAGGATTGCAAATGAAAAGAAGGAATATACATTCATCGTTCATGGAGGAGTAATTCGATTATTACTTGCCATATACGGAAAGAAGGAGCAAACCTTTCAGCAAACAGTGGCCAATCATCGTACGATTTATACACTTGGCTGGGATTCGGTAGATGAACTCATAGGAGGTGCAAGATGTACATTATACTCGGAGGCGCACATAACGGTAAACGAAAACATGCAAAAAAACTGA
- a CDS encoding bifunctional adenosylcobinamide kinase/adenosylcobinamide-phosphate guanylyltransferase: protein MYIILGGAHNGKRKHAKKLIAQLPAKELIVCDGHLPKVENINENERYIISNFEQMILPYLHEPEEKAAQQIFEHILQIAERAELFCICTDTSRGVVPLEKEARQLRDTCGRLYQKLCNEAQTVVRVWYGIPQILKGDSHGQN, encoded by the coding sequence ATGTACATTATACTCGGAGGCGCACATAACGGTAAACGAAAACATGCAAAAAAACTGATTGCACAGTTACCGGCAAAAGAACTGATTGTTTGTGATGGGCACTTGCCAAAAGTAGAAAATATAAATGAAAATGAGCGCTACATAATAAGTAATTTTGAACAAATGATTTTACCGTATCTTCATGAACCGGAAGAAAAGGCTGCACAGCAAATTTTCGAACATATTTTACAAATTGCCGAGCGGGCAGAACTGTTTTGTATTTGTACAGATACAAGCCGCGGCGTTGTACCGCTTGAAAAAGAAGCACGGCAATTAAGAGATACGTGCGGCCGGCTATATCAGAAGCTTTGTAATGAAGCACAGACAGTTGTTCGTGTATGGTACGGTATTCCACAAATTTTAAAAGGAGATTCTCATGGACAAAACTAA
- a CDS encoding ECF transporter S component — protein sequence MDKTKLRLIILTALIAAICVIGSFIKVPVGIVGTAALDSAPALISTIFLPPVFAGAAGALGHIATGLTSGFPLGILHLLIATEMFIIVVVFAIMHQKGLHIFKWIFVIIANGVIAPIPFYFIISQAFYIGSIASLTIATAVNCLIAILVMPVLKTVVQRVGVNV from the coding sequence ATGGACAAAACTAAATTACGTTTAATTATTTTAACAGCATTAATTGCGGCAATTTGTGTGATTGGGAGTTTTATTAAAGTGCCGGTAGGGATCGTCGGAACAGCAGCACTCGATTCTGCCCCGGCTCTTATTAGCACAATATTTCTACCGCCAGTTTTTGCAGGGGCTGCTGGGGCACTCGGTCATATCGCAACAGGTCTTACATCCGGTTTTCCGCTAGGCATTTTACATCTTCTAATTGCAACGGAAATGTTTATTATCGTTGTGGTTTTTGCAATTATGCATCAAAAAGGACTTCATATTTTTAAATGGATATTTGTAATTATCGCTAATGGTGTTATTGCACCGATTCCGTTTTATTTCATTATTTCTCAGGCATTTTACATCGGCTCAATTGCCTCTTTAACAATTGCGACAGCTGTGAACTGTCTTATCGCAATACTTGTCATGCCTGTATTGAAGACGGTCGTGCAGCGAGTAGGGGTTAATGTATGA
- a CDS encoding branched-chain amino acid aminotransferase translates to MTTYQITTELSTNRKQKTPAEQLGFGKIFTDHMFVMDYEDGKGWHNATITPYAPITLSPAAMVFHYGQAVFEGLKAYMTEDGEVQLFRPDRNFQRLNSSNARLCIPPIDEDFALEALKELLRVDREWVPTAPGTSLYIRPFIIATESYLGVNPAKSYKFMIIMSPVGSYYKEGINPVKILVEQQYVRAVVGGTGEAKTAGNYASSLKGSEIAAQQGYSQTLWLDGKENKYVEEVGSMNIFFKISGKVITPALNGSILPGITRDSMIQVLKSKNIPIEERAVAFEEVIEAAKNGTLEEAFGTGTAAVISPVGELKWLDEVISVNNGQIGEVTQMLYDTLTGIQYGKVEDPFGWTVII, encoded by the coding sequence ATGACAACATACCAAATTACAACTGAGTTATCAACAAATAGAAAACAAAAAACACCTGCAGAACAGCTTGGTTTTGGTAAGATTTTTACTGACCATATGTTTGTTATGGATTATGAAGATGGAAAAGGATGGCATAATGCGACAATTACACCATATGCTCCAATTACATTAAGTCCTGCTGCGATGGTATTCCACTATGGACAAGCAGTATTTGAAGGTCTGAAAGCATATATGACAGAAGATGGTGAAGTCCAGCTATTCCGCCCGGACCGTAACTTCCAGCGATTAAATTCTTCCAATGCACGCCTTTGCATTCCGCCGATTGATGAGGATTTTGCATTGGAAGCATTAAAAGAATTACTTCGAGTAGACCGCGAATGGGTTCCGACAGCTCCAGGTACGTCACTTTATATTCGACCATTTATTATTGCGACCGAAAGCTATTTAGGTGTAAATCCTGCGAAAAGCTATAAATTTATGATTATTATGTCACCGGTTGGCTCTTATTATAAAGAAGGCATTAACCCGGTCAAAATTTTAGTAGAACAGCAATATGTGCGTGCCGTAGTTGGCGGTACAGGTGAAGCGAAAACAGCCGGCAACTATGCGTCGAGCTTAAAAGGTTCAGAAATTGCTGCGCAACAAGGCTATTCTCAAACATTATGGCTGGATGGTAAGGAAAATAAATACGTAGAAGAAGTCGGCAGTATGAACATCTTCTTTAAAATTTCAGGAAAAGTAATTACACCTGCATTAAACGGCAGTATTTTACCGGGGATTACCCGTGATTCGATGATTCAAGTATTAAAATCAAAAAATATTCCGATTGAAGAGCGTGCAGTTGCTTTTGAGGAAGTTATAGAAGCGGCTAAAAACGGCACATTGGAAGAGGCATTCGGTACAGGAACTGCAGCTGTCATTTCGCCGGTAGGGGAGCTGAAATGGCTGGATGAAGTCATTTCTGTCAACAACGGCCAAATCGGTGAAGTAACGCAAATGCTTTACGATACATTAACAGGCATCCAATACGGTAAAGTTGAAGATCCATTCGGTTGGACAGTTATAATTTAA
- a CDS encoding flotillin family protein, which yields MSGLEGISGILLTVGVVVFLIVALVAVYIMKYRTAGPDEALIVTGSYLGSKNVHTDDSGNRIKIIRGGGTFVFPVFQQAKPLSLLSSKLEVTTPEVYTEQGVPVMADGTAIIKIGGSISEIATAAEQFLGKDKQERESEAREVLEGHLRSILGSMTVEEIYKNRDKFSQEVQRVASQDLAKMGLIIVSFTIKDVRDKNGYLDSLGKPRIAQVKRDADIATAEADKETRIKRAQAAQEAQQAELERATEIAEAEKNNQLKVAEYRREQDIAKARADQAYELESARAKQEVTEQEMQVRIIERQKQIELEEKEILRREKQYDSEVKKKADADRYAIEQNAEAQKRKELAQADAEKYRIEAQAQAEAERIRLDGLAKADAERAQGTAEAEIIRLRGLAEAEAKEKIAEAFEQYGQAAVLDMIVKMLPEYAKQVASPLSNIDKITVVDTGGGANGGAGKVTGYATDLMAGLQETLKASSGIDVKELIETYVGKNTFEKSAILPREDFSRVEEVLEK from the coding sequence ATGTCAGGTTTGGAAGGTATATCAGGAATTTTATTAACAGTCGGAGTAGTCGTATTTCTAATTGTCGCTCTTGTAGCCGTCTATATTATGAAATATCGCACAGCCGGTCCGGATGAAGCATTAATCGTAACAGGTAGTTATTTAGGAAGCAAAAATGTACATACCGATGATTCAGGAAACCGCATTAAAATTATTCGCGGTGGTGGTACATTTGTATTCCCGGTTTTTCAACAGGCAAAACCACTTAGTCTACTTTCAAGCAAACTGGAAGTAACAACTCCGGAAGTTTATACAGAGCAAGGTGTTCCAGTTATGGCTGACGGAACAGCAATCATCAAAATCGGCGGTTCAATTTCAGAAATTGCAACTGCTGCCGAGCAATTCTTAGGGAAAGATAAACAGGAACGCGAAAGTGAAGCACGCGAAGTACTGGAAGGTCACTTACGTTCGATTTTAGGATCGATGACAGTAGAAGAAATTTATAAAAACCGTGATAAGTTCTCACAGGAAGTACAACGTGTCGCATCCCAGGATTTAGCGAAAATGGGCTTGATCATTGTATCATTTACAATTAAAGATGTTCGTGATAAAAACGGCTATTTGGATTCTCTAGGTAAGCCACGAATCGCTCAAGTGAAACGTGATGCCGATATCGCAACTGCTGAAGCAGATAAAGAAACACGTATTAAACGTGCTCAAGCAGCTCAGGAAGCGCAACAGGCTGAATTAGAGCGTGCTACTGAAATTGCGGAAGCCGAGAAAAATAATCAGTTAAAAGTGGCTGAATACCGCCGTGAGCAGGACATCGCAAAAGCCCGTGCCGACCAGGCGTACGAATTGGAATCTGCACGTGCTAAACAGGAAGTAACTGAACAGGAAATGCAAGTACGAATCATTGAACGTCAAAAGCAAATCGAGTTAGAAGAAAAAGAAATTCTACGTCGTGAAAAGCAATATGATTCAGAAGTAAAGAAAAAGGCAGATGCGGATCGTTATGCGATCGAACAAAACGCAGAAGCGCAAAAACGTAAAGAGCTTGCACAGGCAGATGCGGAGAAATACCGTATTGAAGCACAGGCACAAGCTGAAGCAGAACGCATTCGTTTAGATGGTCTTGCAAAAGCAGATGCAGAGCGTGCACAAGGTACAGCTGAGGCAGAAATTATCCGTCTGCGCGGTCTTGCAGAAGCAGAAGCGAAAGAGAAAATTGCAGAAGCGTTTGAACAATACGGTCAGGCTGCTGTCCTTGATATGATTGTTAAAATGTTACCGGAATACGCAAAACAAGTTGCCAGCCCACTTTCAAATATCGACAAGATTACAGTTGTTGATACAGGTGGCGGTGCAAACGGCGGTGCTGGTAAAGTAACGGGTTATGCGACTGATTTAATGGCCGGCTTACAAGAAACATTAAAAGCCTCTTCCGGTATTGATGTTAAAGAATTAATTGAAACATATGTCGGAAAAAATACATTTGAAAAATCAGCAATACTCCCTCGCGAAGACTTTTCACGAGTTGAAGAAGTCCTTGAAAAATAA
- a CDS encoding bifunctional metallophosphatase/5'-nucleotidase, with amino-acid sequence MKFTIIATSDIHGHTERFSQLAQMISAIQPALLIDNGDFLQGSHLSYYYDYIIQEQHPQIVLANTIGYDVAVFGNHEFNYFPEKIQAIRNTSNFPWIAANIPGFAEPYFIKEINGLRIAVIGVVTHFTKNWDECESTKHLYFENAFESAKNTVKHVRDVEQAQLVILSYHGGFERDLDSGHLIDLEQGENEGYRMLHEIDGIDIFITGHQHLEIATVQNGVAVVQPGANAHCFAQIDVTVEHNTFSFEPSIVQVDSKLKMQSFPEFNAWKKQQIGTADEVLTYTDFFTPRTKMTPYTQLLHDMQLHYTGAQISVIELPYHEQGGFQKKITREQVLHNLPRSNRLLVVQMTGKEIRRAIEQSAAVFALNDKGEIDFSMAVYYPEPQPYIYDLWGGIDYGIDLRQQTGQRVTKLTFEGKPIQDKEIFEVAVNSYRATGAHQMQMFKKLPVREADKFIPDLMMEYIEQNSPLTVQVKNNFQMK; translated from the coding sequence ATGAAATTTACTATTATTGCGACGAGCGATATTCATGGACATACCGAACGTTTTTCACAGCTTGCTCAAATGATTTCCGCTATACAGCCCGCCCTGTTAATTGATAACGGCGATTTTTTGCAGGGCAGTCATTTAAGTTATTATTACGATTATATTATCCAAGAACAGCATCCGCAAATTGTACTTGCGAACACAATTGGCTATGATGTTGCAGTTTTCGGAAATCATGAATTCAATTATTTTCCCGAAAAAATTCAAGCGATCCGCAACACCTCCAATTTCCCTTGGATCGCTGCCAATATTCCAGGGTTTGCCGAACCATATTTTATTAAAGAAATAAACGGGTTGCGCATTGCTGTTATAGGGGTCGTGACACATTTCACAAAAAACTGGGATGAATGTGAGTCGACAAAGCATCTGTATTTCGAAAACGCATTTGAAAGTGCAAAAAATACTGTAAAGCATGTCCGCGATGTTGAACAGGCACAGCTTGTCATTTTAAGCTACCACGGCGGTTTTGAAAGGGATCTTGATAGCGGTCACCTAATAGATCTGGAACAAGGCGAAAATGAAGGCTATCGTATGCTTCATGAAATAGATGGCATTGACATATTCATTACCGGGCATCAGCATTTGGAAATTGCCACAGTACAAAACGGTGTTGCTGTCGTGCAACCCGGGGCAAATGCTCATTGCTTTGCGCAAATTGATGTCACAGTGGAACACAATACATTTTCTTTTGAACCATCTATCGTCCAGGTGGATTCCAAATTAAAAATGCAGTCTTTCCCCGAATTTAATGCGTGGAAAAAACAACAAATTGGAACAGCGGATGAAGTACTGACTTATACAGACTTTTTTACGCCCCGGACAAAAATGACACCCTATACACAGTTGCTTCATGATATGCAGCTCCATTACACGGGTGCCCAAATTTCGGTCATTGAACTGCCCTACCATGAACAAGGCGGTTTTCAAAAAAAAATAACCCGTGAACAAGTTTTACATAATCTTCCGCGATCTAACCGACTGCTCGTCGTTCAAATGACCGGAAAGGAAATCCGACGTGCGATTGAACAAAGTGCAGCTGTCTTTGCGCTAAATGATAAAGGAGAAATCGATTTTAGTATGGCAGTATACTATCCGGAACCTCAGCCGTATATTTATGATTTGTGGGGCGGCATTGATTACGGAATTGATTTGCGTCAACAAACTGGGCAACGTGTCACGAAGCTAACTTTTGAAGGAAAACCCATTCAGGATAAAGAGATTTTTGAAGTTGCCGTCAATAGCTACCGTGCAACAGGTGCGCACCAAATGCAGATGTTTAAAAAATTGCCTGTTCGTGAAGCAGATAAATTCATCCCCGACTTAATGATGGAATACATAGAACAAAATAGTCCGCTTACTGTTCAAGTTAAAAATAATTTCCAAATGAAATAA
- a CDS encoding heme oxygenase has translation MITVTNRIQVKKGFAEKMAPKFVQPGPLQEFEGFQKVEVLVSTQFEEYDEMSVVMYWDSKESFAVWRESDAFKQSHKRPSEGQGEGHQGESPMLGSQIVIAEVAGTISK, from the coding sequence ATGATTACAGTAACGAACCGTATCCAAGTAAAAAAAGGCTTTGCCGAAAAAATGGCGCCAAAATTTGTACAACCAGGACCATTACAAGAATTTGAAGGTTTCCAAAAAGTAGAAGTATTAGTTTCAACGCAGTTTGAAGAATATGATGAAATGAGCGTTGTTATGTACTGGGATTCAAAAGAGAGTTTTGCTGTATGGCGTGAAAGTGATGCATTCAAACAATCTCACAAACGTCCATCTGAAGGCCAAGGCGAAGGTCACCAAGGTGAATCACCAATGCTAGGTTCACAAATCGTAATCGCTGAAGTAGCAGGCACAATCTCAAAATAA
- a CDS encoding O-linked GlcNAc transferase → MSNMVQYFYDGQFLKCYEEAKRQLQGGENEEQATQFLKIFEKYEYEKFPKPAAQKIAQSVERANESYPENDEVEQLRAIKDEQQFSEKVKQLEHDARTADAERKAQSFYVQGHLFLMAHHYDESVHCFMEAVKHHPNKALYYGIAGQTMNRFNWSPFDVMVYIERAIDLDPENARWYWNKALVLTQLYKDLNAEPFLENALISIEKAIETSREDQVSLRSGIDSTLENLKEYLFN, encoded by the coding sequence ATGTCGAACATGGTGCAGTATTTTTATGACGGACAGTTTTTGAAATGCTATGAAGAAGCAAAACGCCAATTACAAGGCGGCGAAAATGAAGAACAGGCAACGCAATTTTTAAAAATCTTTGAAAAATACGAGTATGAAAAATTTCCGAAGCCAGCAGCACAGAAGATTGCGCAAAGTGTTGAACGTGCCAATGAAAGCTATCCTGAAAATGATGAGGTTGAACAACTGCGGGCAATAAAAGATGAGCAGCAGTTTTCGGAAAAAGTGAAACAGCTTGAACACGATGCACGGACAGCGGATGCTGAACGGAAAGCTCAGTCGTTTTATGTACAGGGCCATCTTTTTTTAATGGCGCATCATTATGATGAAAGTGTGCACTGCTTTATGGAAGCGGTGAAACATCATCCGAATAAGGCATTGTATTACGGGATTGCAGGGCAGACGATGAACCGCTTTAACTGGTCGCCGTTTGATGTGATGGTCTATATTGAGCGGGCCATCGATCTGGATCCGGAAAACGCAAGATGGTACTGGAATAAGGCGCTCGTTTTAACACAGTTGTACAAAGATTTAAATGCCGAGCCGTTTTTGGAAAATGCTTTAATTTCAATTGAAAAAGCAATCGAGACGAGCCGCGAAGATCAAGTATCACTGCGTTCAGGCATTGATTCAACATTGGAAAATTTGAAAGAATATCTTTTCAATTAA